CCTCCAACGCCGGCGCCTTCGGCATCATCGCCTCGGCGACCATGACCTACGACGAGCTCGTGCGAGCCGTCGCCGCGGTCAAGGCCCGCACCTCGGCACCGTTCGGGGTGAACTTCCGCGCCGACGCCGACGACATCCGGGCCCGCCTCGACCTGATCATCCGCGAGGGCGTCCCGGTGGCCTCGTTCGCGCAGGCCCCCAAGAAGGAGCTCATCGACCACCTCCACGACCACGGGGTGAAGGTGATGCCGTCGATCGGGGCGAAGCGCCACGCCGAGAAGGTCATGGAGTGGGGCGTCGACGCCGTGCTGGTGCAGGGCGGCGAGGGGGGCGGGCACACCGGTTCCGTGCCCACCTCGCTGCTGCTTCCCGAGGTCGTCGACGTGGTCGACGGCCGTGTGCCGGTGGTGGCGGCGGGCGGCTACTTCGACGGTCGGGGCCTGGTGTCGGCGCTGGCCTACGGCGCCGGCGGGGTGGCCATGGGCACCCGGTTCCTGCTCACCTCCGACTCGTCGGTGCCCCTCGAGGTCAAGAAGGCCTACCTGGGCACGCCGGTCACCGGCACGCTCGTCACCACCAAGATCGACGGCGCCCCCCACCGGGTGATCCGCACCGACCTGGTCGAGGAGATGGACTCCGCCTCGCCGGTCACCGCCGTGCCCAAGGCGGTCGCCAACGCCGCGAGGTTCCGCAAGTACACGGATCTCTCGTGGGTGCAGATGGCCCGGGAGGGCCTCGACATGAAGAAGCGCATGGACCTGTCGTGGGCCGAGGTCATCATGGCCGGCAACACCCCGATGCTCACCAAGGCCACGTTGGTCGACGGCCAGCTCGACGCCGGCATCCTGCCGACCGGCCAGGTGGTCGGCGTGATCGACGACCTGCCCAGCGCCGCCGAGCTCGTCGAGCGGATCATCGCCGAGGCCGGCGCCACGCTCGAGCGCCTGAGCGGCGCCCCCGTCGTCACCCGCTCCGGCCCGGACCGGATCTGAGGAAGGGACCCATGGCCACCCCCACCACCGTGCTCGACGGGCCCGACGCCGTGCGAGCGGCCGTGGGCACCCACCTCGGGTACAGCGACTGGCTCACCGTCGACCAGGACCGCGTGAACCTCTTCGCCGACGCCACCGGCGACCACCAGTGGATCCACGTCGACCCGGAGCGGGCCAAGGACGGCCCGTTCGGGGCGCCCATCGCCCACGGGTACCTCACGCTGTCGCTGTCGAACCTCTTCCTGCCCCAGATCGTCGAGACCAGGGGCTTCTCGGCCGGCGTGAACTACGGCGCCGACAAGGTGCGGTTCATCTCCCCGGTCAAGGTCGGCGACCGCATCCGGGGCGGCGCCGAGCTGGTCGAGGTGACCGACGTGAACGGCGGCATCCAGACGCTGGTGCGCATCACCATCGAGATCGAGGGTGGCACCAAGCCGGCCTGCGTCATCGACTCCCTCAGCCGCTGGCTGGTCTGAGGACGCGACTGCCCCGGGT
This is a stretch of genomic DNA from Acidimicrobiales bacterium. It encodes these proteins:
- a CDS encoding nitronate monooxygenase; amino-acid sequence: MHPALHTPLLDVLGSRYPIVQTGMGWVAGPSLVSATSNAGAFGIIASATMTYDELVRAVAAVKARTSAPFGVNFRADADDIRARLDLIIREGVPVASFAQAPKKELIDHLHDHGVKVMPSIGAKRHAEKVMEWGVDAVLVQGGEGGGHTGSVPTSLLLPEVVDVVDGRVPVVAAGGYFDGRGLVSALAYGAGGVAMGTRFLLTSDSSVPLEVKKAYLGTPVTGTLVTTKIDGAPHRVIRTDLVEEMDSASPVTAVPKAVANAARFRKYTDLSWVQMAREGLDMKKRMDLSWAEVIMAGNTPMLTKATLVDGQLDAGILPTGQVVGVIDDLPSAAELVERIIAEAGATLERLSGAPVVTRSGPDRI
- a CDS encoding MaoC family dehydratase; this translates as MATPTTVLDGPDAVRAAVGTHLGYSDWLTVDQDRVNLFADATGDHQWIHVDPERAKDGPFGAPIAHGYLTLSLSNLFLPQIVETRGFSAGVNYGADKVRFISPVKVGDRIRGGAELVEVTDVNGGIQTLVRITIEIEGGTKPACVIDSLSRWLV